From a single Carassius auratus strain Wakin chromosome 38, ASM336829v1, whole genome shotgun sequence genomic region:
- the LOC113057226 gene encoding suppressor of cytokine signaling 5-like isoform X2, whose protein sequence is MWDSSESNSFKSLQTKDGCEVIFTKKKGCCLHSMEKVSKMWGNLRSRCQALFHNDGSESHLCSQDLDCVHRVVDLGRGTHAEPYETRSFTPSRTVSPLPLVPGGRRAHNCVADIPQIVEISIDKESEDARRGPLVRRDSYSRHAPWGGKKKHSCSTKTQSSLEADRRTGRSRGSTARRERRYGVSSIQEINDSVGAGSSGRSLSTRSLRQRLRETVGLCLPLPTQHRSQSAKGQVSSKRKIHLTELMLETCPFPPGSDLANKWHLIKQHTAPVSPHSSTALLDAFDSAHPSPEDEEERLRERRRLSIEEGVDPPPNAQIHTLEATSQNSSLYKLGPKMAPGVAEGLGEGRSLGKVSSISGVLSGIAPQVAASMAVPSHTVDCDSEEDSTTLCLQTRRPKQRHASGDTHCSRQPGPWKVHTQIDYIHCLVPDLQAITALPCYWGVMDRYQAEALLDGRPEGTFLLRDSAQEDYLFSVSFRRYNRSLHARIEQWNHNFSFDAHDPCVFHSSTVTGLLEHYKDPSACMFFEPLLTAPLHRTFPFSLQHLARAAICRHTTYDGIGALPLPPTMQDFLKEYHYKQKVRVRWLEREPPLKVK, encoded by the exons ATGTGGGACAGTAGCGAGTCTAACAGCTTTAAAAGCCTTCAGACAAAAGACGGCTGCGAAGTaatattcaccaaaaaaaa AGGTTGTTGTCTCCATTCTATGGAGAAAGTGAGCAAGATGTGGGGTAACCTCAGGAGTCGATGCCAAGCCCTCTTCCACAACGATGGCTCAGAGTCCCATCTGTGTAGCCAGGATTTAGATTGTGTCCACCGTGTTGTGGACTTGGGCAGGGGAACACATGCAGAACCCTATGAAACTAGGTCTTTCACACCCTCACGCACCGTCTCACCACTCCCATTGGTTCCTGGAGGACGTAGAGCCCATAACTGTGTGGCAGATATTCCCCAGATAGTAGAAATCTCCATTGACAAAGAGAGTGAGGATGCACGGAGGGGTCCCCTTGTCCGTAGGGACTCCTACTCACGCCACGCTCCCTGGGGAGGTAAAAAGAAGCATTCTTGCTCAACTAAAACACAAAGTTCACTTGAGGCTGACAGGCGAACAGGGCGCTCAAGGGGAAGTACAGCTAGGAGGGAGCGTCGCTATGGAGTTAGCTCTATCCAAGAGATTAATGATTCTGTAGGAGCTGGCAGCAGTGGGCGCAGCCTTAGCACCCGTTCTCTACGACAACGACTTAGGGAAACCGTAGGCTTGTGCCTTCCTCTCCCCACACAGCATCGCTCTCAGTCAGCCAAAGGCCAGGTCTCCTCCAAACGTAAGATCCACCTTACTGAACTCATGCTCGAAACATGCCCTTTCCCACCCGGTTCAGATCTGGCCAACAAGTGGCACCTAATTAAGCAACATACGGCGCCAGTAAGCCCTCATTCCTCAACTGCTCTTTTAGATGCATTTGATTCGGCACATCCATCCCCTGAGGACGAGGAGGAGAGGCTGCGTGAACGGCGTAGACTTAGCATAGAGGAAGGAGTGGATCCCCCTCCAAATGCACAGATCCATACGCTGGAAGCAACTTCACAAAACTCTTCCCTATATAAACTGGGACCAAAGATGGCTCCTGGTGTTGCGGAAGGACTTGGTGAGGGCAGAAGTCTGGGGAAAGTCTCCTCTATTTCTGGGGTCTTATCGGGGATTGCCCCACAGGTTGCAGCGAGTATGGCAGTGCCATCCCACACTGTTGACTGTGACTCTGAGGAGGACTCAACTACTCTTTGCTTACAGACACGGAGGCCCAAGCAGAGGCATGCTTCTGGGGACACTCACTGCTCCAGACAGCCAGGGCCTTGGAAGGTCCACACGCAGATTGACTATATTCATTGTTTGGTGCCCGACCTACAGGCCATAACTGCTCTTCCTTGTTATTGGGGGGTGATGGACCGGTACCAAGCAGAAGCACTGCTGGACGGACGACCAGAGGGCACCTTCCTGTTACGTGATTCTGCTCAGGAGGACTACTTGTTTTCCGTTAGCTTTCGACGTTACAATCGTTCACTGCATGCTCGCATTGAACAATGGAATCACAACTTTAGCTTTGATGCACATGACCCCTGTGTCTTCCACTCTTCCACAGTAACAGGCCTGCTGGAGCACTATAAGGACCCCAGTGCCTGTATGTTCTTTGAGCCCCTGCTCACTGCTCCCTTACACCGGACTTTCCCTTTCAGCCTTCAGCATCTGGCACGAGCTGCCATCTGCAGACACACCACCTACGATGGCATTGGTGCCCTGCCACTGCCTCCAACCATGCAGGACTTCCTGAAGGAGTATCACTACAAACAGAAAGTCCGTGTCCGCTGGCTAGAGAGAGAGCCACCACTCAAGGTCAAATGA
- the LOC113057226 gene encoding suppressor of cytokine signaling 5-like isoform X1: MEKVSKMWGNLRSRCQALFHNDGSESHLCSQDLDCVHRVVDLGRGTHAEPYETRSFTPSRTVSPLPLVPGGRRAHNCVADIPQIVEISIDKESEDARRGPLVRRDSYSRHAPWGGKKKHSCSTKTQSSLEADRRTGRSRGSTARRERRYGVSSIQEINDSVGAGSSGRSLSTRSLRQRLRETVGLCLPLPTQHRSQSAKGQVSSKRKIHLTELMLETCPFPPGSDLANKWHLIKQHTAPVSPHSSTALLDAFDSAHPSPEDEEERLRERRRLSIEEGVDPPPNAQIHTLEATSQNSSLYKLGPKMAPGVAEGLGEGRSLGKVSSISGVLSGIAPQVAASMAVPSHTVDCDSEEDSTTLCLQTRRPKQRHASGDTHCSRQPGPWKVHTQIDYIHCLVPDLQAITALPCYWGVMDRYQAEALLDGRPEGTFLLRDSAQEDYLFSVSFRRYNRSLHARIEQWNHNFSFDAHDPCVFHSSTVTGLLEHYKDPSACMFFEPLLTAPLHRTFPFSLQHLARAAICRHTTYDGIGALPLPPTMQDFLKEYHYKQKVRVRWLEREPPLKVK, from the coding sequence ATGGAGAAAGTGAGCAAGATGTGGGGTAACCTCAGGAGTCGATGCCAAGCCCTCTTCCACAACGATGGCTCAGAGTCCCATCTGTGTAGCCAGGATTTAGATTGTGTCCACCGTGTTGTGGACTTGGGCAGGGGAACACATGCAGAACCCTATGAAACTAGGTCTTTCACACCCTCACGCACCGTCTCACCACTCCCATTGGTTCCTGGAGGACGTAGAGCCCATAACTGTGTGGCAGATATTCCCCAGATAGTAGAAATCTCCATTGACAAAGAGAGTGAGGATGCACGGAGGGGTCCCCTTGTCCGTAGGGACTCCTACTCACGCCACGCTCCCTGGGGAGGTAAAAAGAAGCATTCTTGCTCAACTAAAACACAAAGTTCACTTGAGGCTGACAGGCGAACAGGGCGCTCAAGGGGAAGTACAGCTAGGAGGGAGCGTCGCTATGGAGTTAGCTCTATCCAAGAGATTAATGATTCTGTAGGAGCTGGCAGCAGTGGGCGCAGCCTTAGCACCCGTTCTCTACGACAACGACTTAGGGAAACCGTAGGCTTGTGCCTTCCTCTCCCCACACAGCATCGCTCTCAGTCAGCCAAAGGCCAGGTCTCCTCCAAACGTAAGATCCACCTTACTGAACTCATGCTCGAAACATGCCCTTTCCCACCCGGTTCAGATCTGGCCAACAAGTGGCACCTAATTAAGCAACATACGGCGCCAGTAAGCCCTCATTCCTCAACTGCTCTTTTAGATGCATTTGATTCGGCACATCCATCCCCTGAGGACGAGGAGGAGAGGCTGCGTGAACGGCGTAGACTTAGCATAGAGGAAGGAGTGGATCCCCCTCCAAATGCACAGATCCATACGCTGGAAGCAACTTCACAAAACTCTTCCCTATATAAACTGGGACCAAAGATGGCTCCTGGTGTTGCGGAAGGACTTGGTGAGGGCAGAAGTCTGGGGAAAGTCTCCTCTATTTCTGGGGTCTTATCGGGGATTGCCCCACAGGTTGCAGCGAGTATGGCAGTGCCATCCCACACTGTTGACTGTGACTCTGAGGAGGACTCAACTACTCTTTGCTTACAGACACGGAGGCCCAAGCAGAGGCATGCTTCTGGGGACACTCACTGCTCCAGACAGCCAGGGCCTTGGAAGGTCCACACGCAGATTGACTATATTCATTGTTTGGTGCCCGACCTACAGGCCATAACTGCTCTTCCTTGTTATTGGGGGGTGATGGACCGGTACCAAGCAGAAGCACTGCTGGACGGACGACCAGAGGGCACCTTCCTGTTACGTGATTCTGCTCAGGAGGACTACTTGTTTTCCGTTAGCTTTCGACGTTACAATCGTTCACTGCATGCTCGCATTGAACAATGGAATCACAACTTTAGCTTTGATGCACATGACCCCTGTGTCTTCCACTCTTCCACAGTAACAGGCCTGCTGGAGCACTATAAGGACCCCAGTGCCTGTATGTTCTTTGAGCCCCTGCTCACTGCTCCCTTACACCGGACTTTCCCTTTCAGCCTTCAGCATCTGGCACGAGCTGCCATCTGCAGACACACCACCTACGATGGCATTGGTGCCCTGCCACTGCCTCCAACCATGCAGGACTTCCTGAAGGAGTATCACTACAAACAGAAAGTCCGTGTCCGCTGGCTAGAGAGAGAGCCACCACTCAAGGTCAAATGA